From one Gossypium hirsutum isolate 1008001.06 chromosome D08, Gossypium_hirsutum_v2.1, whole genome shotgun sequence genomic stretch:
- the LOC107911714 gene encoding pyridoxal reductase, chloroplastic: MAMALSNSVPSACIICLSASNQFYPPSSPFKSLKPPLFWPWQKVKMGPLTVSPMGFGTWAWGNQLLWGYQPSMDSQLQQVFNLAVENGINLFDTADSYGTGRLNGQSEKLLGKFIREFQGEKRIRDEIVIATKFAAYPWRLTSGQFVQACRASRDRMQIEQIGIGQLHWSTANYAPPQELALWNGLVAMYEKGLVKAVGVSNYGPKQLVKIHDYLKARGVPLCSAQVQFSLLSMGEDQMEIKNICDSLDIRLISYSPLGLGMLTGKYTPSRLPQGPRGLLFKQILPGLKPLLVSLREIAEKRCKTIPQVAINWCICKGTIPIPGVKTVKQAEENLGALGWRLSSSELLQLDYAAQESPQRMIQNIFQTK, translated from the exons ATGGCGATGGCTCTCTCAAACTCAGTCCCGTCAGCTTGCATTATCTGTCTCAGTGCTTCTAATCAATTCTATCCCCCATCTTCACCTTTCAAGTCTCTCAAGCCCCCTCTCTTCTGGCCATGGCAAAAG GTGAAAATGGGTCCTTTGACTGTTTCTCCAATGGGGTTTGGGACGTGGGCATGGGGAAACCAGCTTCTCTGGGGTTACCAACCTTCAATGGATTCTCAACTTCAACAGGTTTTTAATCTTGCCGTGGAGAATGGCATCAATCTTTTTGACACCGCCGATTCTTATGGGACTGGCAGACTCAACGGACAGAGTGAAAAGCTTTTAGGGAAGTTCATTAGAGAATTTCAAG GGGAAAAACGGATACGAGATGAGATTGTGATTGCCACAAAGTTTGCAGCTTACCCATGGCGTCTAACATCAGGGCAATTTGTTCAAGCTTGCAG GGCCTCTCGGGATCGAATGCAGATTGAACAAATCGGAATAGGACAATTACACTGGTCTACTGCAAACTATGCTCCCCCACAAGAGTTGGCACTTTGGAATGGTTTAGTGGCAATGTATGAGAAG GGCTTAGTTAAAGCTGTTGGAGTTAGCAATTATGGACCCAAACAGCTCGTAAAGATTCATGATTACCTTAAAGCCCGAGGAGTCCCACTCTGCTCAGCTCAG GTACAATTCTCTCTACTAAGCATGGGGGAAGATCAGATGGAGATTAAGAATATTTGTGACTCTCTTGATATCCGCTTGATTTCTTATAGTCCTCTAGGACTTGGAATGCTTACTGGGAAATATACACCTTCCAGACTTCCACAAGGGCCCAG GGGCCTTCTATTTAAGCAAATTCTTCCAGGGCTGAAGCCCTTGCTTGTTTCCTTACGAGAAATTGCAGAAAAACGGTGCAAAACCATACCACAG GTAGCAATAAACTGGTGCATCTGTAAAGGTACCATTCCAATACCTGGAGTCAAAACAGTGAAACAAGCAGAGGAAA